The Quercus lobata isolate SW786 chromosome 9, ValleyOak3.0 Primary Assembly, whole genome shotgun sequence region GCATGAAGTTTTCCTTTCACTTCCACTACACTATAACCTGGCACTTTCTTCATCCCCgtatttttcatgatttttctaACACTAGCTACATCATCCCACTTCCTCGCCTTTGCATAGTAGTTTGAGACCAAAGAATAAATTCCCAAGTCATCTGGATTTAACTCAAGAACCTTCTTTGCAGCCATCTCTCCAATCAACAACTTGCCATTTTTGCAGCAACCTGCCAGGAGAGCAACCCAAACAGCAAGCCCCGATTCAGCATTCATGGAATCTATTAGCTCGCAAGCCTCTTCAACTCGACCTGCACGAGCCAAAAGATCAACCATACAAACATAATGCTTTTCCGTTGGAGGGACCTTATATTCACTAACCATACGATTAAACCAGTATTGACCTTCTTCCACAAGACCTGAGTGACTGAAGGCCGagagaagggaagaaaaagTGGCATGATCtggttttagatttgtttttgtcaTCTCTAGGAAGAGAGACAGAGCTTCTTTTCCATGCCCATGAATTCCATAGCTGGTTATCATTGCATTCCAAGAGACTGAGTCTTTGGAGTTCATCTGATCAAAGAGAGTGCGTGCCCAAGAAAGGGCTCCACATTTTGAATACATGTCAATCACTGCAGTACCTAAAACTCTATCAAAATCAAGCCTTCTCACAATATATCCGTGTATAGATTTACCCAATTTCAAAAACCCAACTTGGGTACATGCTAGAAGTGCACTTACAAGAGACACTAAATCTGGTCTGTATCCACAAACCTGCATCTCCACCAATAAATCAAGTGCATTCCCTGCAAAACCATTTTGAGCAAAGCCAGATATCAGTGCACCCCAAGATATGACATTCTTACAAGGCATATTCTTGAAAACATGACAAGCAAGCTTCAAATGTCCATTCTTGGCATACATATCCACGAGGCTAGTTTGAACTACAACATCCATAGGAAGATCTTTCCTGATCAAATACCCATGAACAGAAAGACCCAATTTTAAGTCCCCAAGATTTGCACAAGCCTGTGTCAACCCCACCATCACAACCCCATCTCCTTCCATTCCCTCCTTTTGCATTCGCCTATACATATCAACCGCTTCAATTGGCCGCCCACTCTGCGCAAACCCACTTATCATAGTTGTCCAACAGACAAGATCCCTTCTCAGCATCCTATCAAAGACCACGATTGCTTCATCCATCTTCCCACACTTTGCATACAAATTCAAAACAGAAGATCCAACAAACACATCAAACTCAAACCCACAATCCATCGCTCTACGCCAAATTTCCTCCCCTGTTTTCAAATCCAACAACCTCGTGCACGCCTTGAGGGCCACCGTGAAAGTTGAGCTATCGGGTCTAACACCTTCCAAAATCATTTGACGATATAAATTCAGAACTTCAACTGGGTACTCTATACGCGAATACGCAATGATCATGGCATTCCATGCACCTACGCCTCTTTGAGGCAATACATCAAACACTTTTCGGGCAGATTTAATGTCGCCTATATTTGCGTAGGACGCGATGAGTCCACCATTGGAGCTTCCATGCTTGAAGAGGCCGGTCAAGAGCATGAGAGCATGGGTTTTAGATATTGATGCTTTGTCTTTACAGGCTAAGAGGAGAGGTCTAAGACGATTTGGGCATGGAATGAAATGCATGTATGTATACGAAGCTGATTTTCTTAACTCCATATTATTACTGTAGAGTTTTAGATTATAGCCGTGGGTAGAAGGACAATAGAAGAAATTCAAACtcattattgttataattttgtaattacaTTCTTCTCCTTGAGGTCGGTCTAAAGAAACGACACTTCACGGTTTAGAGTGAAAAACCGAAAAAGCAATCTCTTGAGATGTGGAGGAATAACATTCCAGCCCAAAC contains the following coding sequences:
- the LOC115958869 gene encoding putative pentatricopeptide repeat-containing protein At3g25060, mitochondrial; amino-acid sequence: MSLNFFYCPSTHGYNLKLYSNNMELRKSASYTYMHFIPCPNRLRPLLLACKDKASISKTHALMLLTGLFKHGSSNGGLIASYANIGDIKSARKVFDVLPQRGVGAWNAMIIAYSRIEYPVEVLNLYRQMILEGVRPDSSTFTVALKACTRLLDLKTGEEIWRRAMDCGFEFDVFVGSSVLNLYAKCGKMDEAIVVFDRMLRRDLVCWTTMISGFAQSGRPIEAVDMYRRMQKEGMEGDGVVMVGLTQACANLGDLKLGLSVHGYLIRKDLPMDVVVQTSLVDMYAKNGHLKLACHVFKNMPCKNVISWGALISGFAQNGFAGNALDLLVEMQVCGYRPDLVSLVSALLACTQVGFLKLGKSIHGYIVRRLDFDRVLGTAVIDMYSKCGALSWARTLFDQMNSKDSVSWNAMITSYGIHGHGKEALSLFLEMTKTNLKPDHATFSSLLSAFSHSGLVEEGQYWFNRMVSEYKVPPTEKHYVCMVDLLARAGRVEEACELIDSMNAESGLAVWVALLAGCCKNGKLLIGEMAAKKVLELNPDDLGIYSLVSNYYAKARKWDDVASVRKIMKNTGMKKVPGYSVVEVKGKLHAFLMEDKSHHQYENMMQLLDKLDHEMRAIGYVPKTEFVLHSLDEEVKEKMLCNHSERLAIAFGLLNTGPGTRLLIIKNLRVCGDCHEATKFITKIVNREIVVRDVKRFHHFKNGICSCGDYW